The Desulfurococcus sp. genome has a segment encoding these proteins:
- the alaXM gene encoding alanyl-tRNA editing protein AlaXM — MTELVYQYDSYIKEYEAVVKSVTGSKVFLDKTIFHPRSGGVENDTGFIIAGGRSLRVVSVYYDKETGDVAHEVDDPSQLAPGLKVKLQLDWERRYRLMRLHTAAHILSAVMYRDYGALITGGNITPEYAYDDYSLEEFKREVFEEAIAKANKVVAENIEVKVYWLPREEALKIPGIVKLAARMPPSIEKLRIVEIPGVDIQADGGPHVKNTGEIGVIKLLRVENKGKNKKRLYFTVEP, encoded by the coding sequence TTGACTGAGCTTGTATACCAGTACGACTCCTACATCAAGGAGTATGAGGCAGTTGTGAAGAGTGTTACCGGGAGCAAAGTCTTCCTAGATAAAACTATATTCCACCCTCGGAGCGGCGGTGTTGAAAACGATACAGGATTCATTATTGCAGGGGGTAGGAGCCTGAGGGTTGTAAGCGTCTACTACGATAAGGAGACTGGGGATGTAGCACATGAAGTAGATGATCCATCACAGCTAGCCCCAGGCCTAAAGGTTAAGCTACAGCTGGACTGGGAGAGAAGGTACAGGTTGATGAGGCTTCACACAGCAGCCCACATACTCTCAGCAGTAATGTACAGGGATTACGGGGCGCTGATCACAGGTGGCAACATAACTCCTGAATACGCCTACGACGATTACAGCCTAGAGGAGTTCAAGCGGGAGGTCTTCGAGGAGGCTATCGCTAAAGCAAACAAGGTGGTAGCAGAAAACATAGAGGTGAAAGTATACTGGCTGCCGAGAGAGGAAGCCTTGAAGATACCAGGCATAGTGAAGCTCGCTGCAAGAATGCCGCCTAGCATTGAGAAGCTGAGGATCGTGGAGATACCCGGCGTTGACATTCAAGCTGATGGAGGACCCCACGTTAAAAACACAGGAGAGATAGGAGTAATCAAGTTGCTGAGAGTCGAGAATAAAGGAAAGAACAAGAAGAGACTATACTTCACGGTAGAACCATAG